From Sporosarcina sp. 6E9, a single genomic window includes:
- a CDS encoding transcriptional regulator, whose product MLSVQRMTPFFTRKEEFRLRLVFAYQYFSIVKGDELFHFIPTEGKEIVINMKSLQVENLGEVFVFQRGNRFIRLPLYQLLLISDIHEHLKNIMEGSLDVGMEIEVEIPEEVLVESKELIESLETENRRRMIDYALETNDLILFNELTEGMQQT is encoded by the coding sequence ATGCTATCAGTTCAACGTATGACGCCGTTTTTTACAAGGAAAGAAGAATTCCGATTACGTCTCGTATTTGCATATCAATACTTTTCAATTGTAAAAGGAGACGAATTATTTCACTTTATACCGACAGAAGGAAAAGAAATCGTTATTAATATGAAAAGCCTTCAAGTAGAAAATCTTGGCGAAGTGTTTGTCTTCCAACGGGGAAACCGATTTATTCGCTTGCCACTCTATCAATTACTTCTGATATCAGATATTCATGAGCACCTAAAAAATATTATGGAAGGGAGCCTCGATGTAGGCATGGAGATAGAAGTAGAAATACCCGAAGAAGTGCTTGTGGAATCCAAGGAATTAATTGAGAGTCTAGAAACGGAAAACCGGCGCCGAATGATCGACTACGCATTAGAAACGAATGATTTGATACTTTTTAATGAACTAACGGAAGGAATGCAGCAAACTTGA